One Maribacter dokdonensis DSW-8 DNA window includes the following coding sequences:
- a CDS encoding RrF2 family transcriptional regulator codes for MLSKKTKYGLKALSYLAAQTDKQPVQISEIAEKENISQKFLESILLSLRKTGFLGSKKGKGGGYYLLRSPEEISMTDVMRVLEGPIAMVPCVSLNFYETCDDCPDENTCSVHKLMLQVRDSALEVYRSNTLKDIIS; via the coding sequence ATGCTCTCGAAAAAGACAAAATATGGTTTAAAAGCGCTTTCTTATCTAGCGGCGCAAACAGACAAGCAACCTGTTCAAATTTCAGAAATTGCTGAGAAGGAGAATATCTCCCAGAAATTCTTGGAAAGCATTTTGCTAAGTTTAAGAAAAACAGGTTTTTTAGGCTCTAAAAAAGGTAAAGGGGGCGGCTATTATCTTTTAAGGTCACCCGAAGAGATTTCAATGACCGATGTTATGAGAGTGCTTGAAGGTCCTATAGCGATGGTGCCATGTGTTAGCCTTAATTTTTATGAGACCTGCGATGATTGTCCCGATGAAAACACATGCTCCGTACATAAATTAATGTTGCAAGTGCGTGATAGTGCCTTAGAGGTATATAGAAGCAATACTTTAAAGGATATCATTTCTTAG
- a CDS encoding DUF2061 domain-containing protein, with amino-acid sequence MIADQLVLNKKESKTTYKEDKTSEKPLRSIAKAFSWRVIGTLDTLVISYILTGEISIAASIASIDFVTKMVLYFFHERIWNLVKWGK; translated from the coding sequence ATGATTGCAGATCAACTTGTTTTGAACAAAAAAGAGTCAAAGACTACCTATAAAGAAGATAAAACTTCAGAGAAGCCGCTACGTAGTATTGCAAAAGCGTTTAGTTGGAGAGTAATTGGTACGTTAGATACTTTGGTGATATCCTATATATTAACAGGTGAAATTTCTATTGCGGCCTCTATTGCCTCTATAGATTTTGTAACAAAAATGGTTCTGTATTTTTTTCACGAAAGAATCTGGAATTTAGTAAAGTGGGGTAAATAG
- a CDS encoding phosphoadenosine phosphosulfate reductase domain-containing protein, giving the protein MALTEAQVQQLNVQFKGIPPQEIISWAVKHAKVPVVTTNFRPYEVAILHAVSEVRKDIPVVWCDTGYNTPKTYKHAEELTERLNLNIKLYVPKQTTAHRDAVMGIPQIDDPRHAEFTEQVKLEPFKRAMADFKPDVWFTNLRKGQTAHRDSLDILSLSKDGVLKVSPFYHWNDTQLDAYLKKYDLPNEHNYFDPTKVLANRECGLHS; this is encoded by the coding sequence ATGGCATTGACAGAAGCACAAGTTCAACAATTGAACGTTCAGTTTAAAGGGATACCACCTCAAGAAATTATTTCTTGGGCAGTAAAACATGCTAAGGTTCCTGTAGTGACTACTAATTTTAGACCGTACGAAGTAGCTATTTTGCATGCTGTTTCAGAGGTGAGAAAAGATATTCCTGTAGTTTGGTGCGATACGGGGTATAATACTCCTAAAACCTATAAACATGCAGAAGAATTGACTGAAAGGTTGAATTTGAACATAAAATTATATGTGCCAAAACAGACTACCGCACATAGAGATGCCGTAATGGGTATACCACAAATAGATGATCCTAGGCATGCAGAGTTTACCGAGCAGGTGAAATTGGAACCTTTTAAAAGGGCAATGGCGGATTTTAAACCGGATGTTTGGTTTACTAACCTTAGAAAAGGGCAGACCGCACATAGGGATAGTTTGGATATATTAAGCCTAAGTAAAGATGGTGTATTAAAGGTGAGTCCGTTTTATCATTGGAACGATACTCAGCTAGATGCCTATTTGAAAAAATATGACCTACCTAACGAGCATAACTATTTTGATCCAACCAAAGTGTTGGCAAATAGGGAGTGTGGGTTACATAGTTAA
- the cysD gene encoding sulfate adenylyltransferase subunit CysD — MSNTSTELEATPSLDLLKDTSHINALENEAIYIIREVAAQFEKPVLLFSGGKDSITLVRLAQKAFWPSKIPFPLMHIDTGHNFPETIEFRDRLVEELGLELIVRNVQDSIDQGKVKEESGRYSSRNSLQTTTLLDAIEEFKFDACIGGARRDEEKARAKERIFSVRDDFGQWDERNQRPELFDMLNGQIELGQNVRVFPISNWTELDVWSYIKEEQIEIPSIYFAHKRKTFLRDGMIWSAEDGIVFREEDEVVEERLVRFRTVGDMSCTAAVLSDAETIDKVVEEIRDSSISERGARIDDKRSEAAMEKRKQQGYF; from the coding sequence ATGAGTAATACAAGCACGGAATTGGAGGCAACCCCTTCTTTAGACCTTTTAAAAGATACTTCTCATATAAATGCCCTTGAAAATGAGGCCATTTATATCATTAGGGAGGTTGCAGCTCAGTTTGAGAAGCCGGTACTTTTGTTTTCGGGAGGAAAAGACTCGATCACATTGGTACGTTTGGCACAGAAGGCATTTTGGCCATCAAAAATTCCTTTCCCTTTAATGCATATTGATACAGGTCATAACTTTCCTGAAACCATAGAATTTAGAGATAGATTGGTAGAGGAGTTGGGTCTGGAATTAATTGTACGTAATGTACAGGATTCTATTGATCAAGGTAAGGTGAAAGAAGAATCTGGTAGGTATTCAAGTAGAAATAGCTTGCAGACAACAACGTTGTTAGATGCCATTGAAGAATTTAAGTTCGACGCTTGTATTGGTGGAGCTCGTAGAGATGAGGAAAAGGCACGTGCAAAAGAACGTATATTTTCTGTTCGTGATGATTTTGGTCAGTGGGATGAGCGTAATCAGCGCCCAGAATTGTTCGATATGTTGAACGGGCAAATAGAATTGGGTCAGAATGTAAGAGTGTTCCCTATTTCTAACTGGACGGAGCTAGATGTTTGGTCGTACATCAAAGAGGAGCAAATTGAAATTCCTTCCATCTATTTTGCACATAAGCGTAAAACCTTCTTAAGGGACGGTATGATCTGGTCTGCAGAAGATGGTATCGTATTTAGGGAAGAAGATGAGGTAGTAGAAGAACGTTTGGTGCGTTTTCGTACCGTAGGCGATATGTCTTGTACAGCAGCCGTTCTTTCAGATGCAGAAACGATTGATAAGGTAGTAGAGGAAATTAGGGATTCATCCATTTCAGAGCGTGGCGCGCGTATAGACGATAAGCGTTCAGAAGCGGCAATGGAAAAAAGAAAACAACAAGGATATTTTTAA
- a CDS encoding sulfate adenylyltransferase subunit 1 — translation MEVLKIATAGSVDDGKSTLIGRILYDTKSLTSDKLEAIEKTSKQKGYDYLDFSLATDGLVAEREQGITIDVAHIYFSTAKKSYIIADTPGHVEYTRNMVTGASTSQAAIILIDARKGVIEQTNRHFFINNLLRIKDVVVAINKMDLVDYSEETYNAIKADFEALMAKRDYQDQKITFIPVSALKGDNVVNLSDKTPWYKGQSLLEHFEALDRKDIFNVGTPRFPVQYVIRPKTDEHHDFRGFAGKVYGGELSVGDEVVALPSQTRSKIKDIYFHDKKYKTASRRSSVTITLEDEINLSRGDMLVKAGDLPTVDKQFTATISWMDSLPLAAGNKYIVQHGVNKVLAKVEQVHHKIAPDYSGIDEKTESLGMNDIAQVSFRLNKPIFYDQFKNHRTNGSFILIDTKSNSTVGAGFIS, via the coding sequence TTGGAAGTACTAAAAATAGCAACAGCAGGTAGTGTAGATGACGGTAAAAGTACCTTGATTGGGAGAATATTGTATGATACAAAGTCACTGACCAGCGATAAATTAGAGGCAATAGAAAAGACCAGTAAGCAAAAGGGATATGATTATTTGGATTTCTCTTTGGCAACAGATGGTCTGGTAGCGGAACGTGAGCAAGGTATCACGATAGATGTAGCCCATATCTATTTCTCAACGGCAAAGAAAAGTTACATTATAGCGGATACACCTGGGCACGTAGAATATACGCGTAACATGGTAACTGGAGCTTCAACTTCACAAGCGGCGATCATTTTGATCGATGCACGTAAAGGGGTAATAGAGCAAACTAATAGACACTTCTTCATCAATAACCTATTACGCATAAAAGATGTAGTGGTAGCTATTAATAAGATGGATCTTGTGGACTATTCTGAAGAAACCTACAATGCAATTAAAGCTGATTTTGAGGCATTGATGGCAAAGAGAGATTATCAAGATCAGAAAATCACTTTTATTCCTGTAAGCGCGTTGAAAGGGGATAACGTAGTAAACTTGTCAGACAAGACCCCTTGGTATAAAGGACAGTCTTTGTTGGAGCATTTTGAAGCATTGGATAGAAAGGATATTTTCAATGTGGGTACACCACGCTTCCCGGTGCAATATGTTATCCGTCCAAAAACGGATGAACACCATGATTTTAGAGGATTTGCCGGTAAAGTATATGGTGGCGAATTAAGCGTAGGCGATGAGGTAGTGGCGCTTCCATCACAGACACGTTCTAAAATAAAGGATATTTATTTTCATGACAAGAAATATAAAACGGCATCAAGGAGATCATCGGTAACCATAACATTGGAAGATGAAATTAATTTGAGTCGCGGAGATATGTTAGTGAAAGCGGGTGATTTGCCAACGGTAGACAAGCAATTTACGGCAACGATCTCTTGGATGGATTCATTGCCTCTGGCAGCCGGTAATAAATATATTGTTCAACATGGTGTCAATAAAGTATTGGCAAAGGTAGAGCAAGTGCACCATAAGATCGCTCCGGATTATTCTGGTATAGATGAGAAAACGGAGTCTTTGGGCATGAATGATATTGCTCAAGTGAGTTTCCGTTTAAATAAACCAATTTTCTATGATCAATTTAAAAATCACAGAACAAACGGTTCATTTATATTGATCGATACAAAATCCAACAGTACCGTAGGTGCAGGATTCATAAGTTAA
- a CDS encoding HEPN domain-containing protein: MQSFRTELENQVVEKDILELERKIHEFHGGKLDEEKFRSLRLARGVYGQRQEGVQMIRIKLPYGKVTSKQLLRICDVSDEYSTGRLHITTRQDIQIHYVDLNRTPQLWAELEKDEITLREACGNTVRNVTASETAGIDVDEPFDVSPYAHALFQYFLRNPVSQEMGRKFKVSFSASDADTGLSYMHDLGFIAKIQNGEIGFKVMLGGGLGSQPRHADELYSFLPADQIIPLMETVVRVFDRYGERKSRAKARMKFLLKDLGLDGFKELLAAEKTAVPFDTFPIDPEAYPKVKVSELEVPAVEISDVKAFEQWKSTNVIPQKQPGYVALGIKVLLGDFYTDKARLLANLVQKYAAGELRLSLRQNILIPFVKEENVAFFYTELEKLGFVEAGYNKALDITACPGTDTCNLGIASSTGIAEELERVIKTEYPDYINNDDVVIKISGCMNACGQHNMANIGFQGMSVRTKDKLVAPALQVLLGGSNDGNGNGRFADKVVKVPSKRGPEALRLILNDFDANGGDLSFPDYYAEKGQMYFYDFLTPLSSIDDLTPEDFIDWGNTERYEKAIGVGECAGVVIDLIATLLFESEEKIQNAQEMFDAEKWSASIYHAYSSMVNSAKAMLTAENTKVNTHVSIIKDFDEKFVADGRIAVAGGFKKLVLQLNQNEPTKEFAQSYIKDAKEFLETVEKFRQQELAEA; the protein is encoded by the coding sequence ATGCAAAGTTTTAGAACAGAATTAGAAAATCAGGTAGTTGAAAAGGATATTCTTGAATTGGAACGTAAAATTCATGAGTTTCATGGTGGCAAGCTGGATGAAGAAAAATTTAGAAGTCTTCGATTGGCACGTGGTGTTTACGGACAGCGTCAAGAAGGGGTTCAAATGATTCGTATAAAGTTGCCTTATGGTAAGGTGACCTCTAAGCAGTTGCTTCGTATTTGTGATGTATCGGACGAATATTCTACAGGTAGATTGCATATTACCACACGCCAAGATATTCAGATCCACTATGTAGATTTGAATAGAACGCCGCAGTTGTGGGCAGAATTGGAGAAAGATGAAATTACCTTAAGGGAAGCCTGTGGTAACACGGTACGTAACGTAACTGCAAGTGAAACGGCTGGTATTGATGTTGATGAACCTTTTGACGTTTCACCATATGCACACGCATTATTTCAGTATTTCCTTAGAAATCCTGTAAGTCAAGAAATGGGGCGTAAGTTCAAAGTTTCTTTTTCCGCAAGTGATGCAGATACCGGTTTGTCCTATATGCATGATTTGGGCTTTATTGCCAAAATACAAAATGGTGAAATAGGTTTTAAAGTAATGCTTGGTGGCGGATTGGGTTCCCAACCACGACATGCCGATGAGTTGTATAGCTTTTTGCCTGCGGATCAGATAATTCCTTTAATGGAAACCGTAGTTCGTGTTTTTGACCGTTACGGTGAGCGTAAAAGTAGAGCTAAAGCTAGAATGAAGTTCTTGTTGAAAGATTTAGGTCTTGACGGATTTAAGGAGCTTTTGGCGGCAGAGAAAACGGCTGTACCTTTTGATACTTTTCCAATAGACCCAGAAGCATATCCTAAGGTAAAGGTGTCAGAATTAGAGGTTCCGGCAGTAGAGATTAGTGACGTAAAAGCTTTTGAACAGTGGAAATCTACCAACGTAATACCACAAAAACAACCAGGTTATGTTGCTTTGGGTATTAAAGTGTTATTGGGTGATTTCTATACGGATAAAGCACGTTTATTGGCAAACTTGGTGCAGAAATATGCAGCGGGTGAGTTAAGATTATCATTACGTCAAAACATTTTGATTCCTTTCGTAAAAGAAGAGAACGTAGCATTCTTTTATACTGAATTGGAAAAGTTAGGTTTTGTTGAGGCTGGTTATAATAAGGCTCTTGATATCACCGCTTGTCCAGGTACGGATACCTGTAATCTAGGAATAGCAAGTAGTACGGGAATTGCAGAGGAACTGGAAAGAGTGATAAAAACAGAATACCCAGATTATATAAATAACGATGATGTTGTTATAAAAATCAGTGGTTGTATGAATGCCTGTGGGCAGCACAATATGGCAAATATTGGTTTTCAGGGCATGTCCGTTCGTACAAAGGATAAATTGGTAGCTCCTGCGCTTCAGGTATTGTTGGGCGGTAGCAATGATGGTAACGGTAACGGTCGTTTTGCGGACAAAGTGGTGAAAGTGCCAAGTAAAAGAGGTCCGGAAGCATTGCGTTTGATCTTAAATGATTTTGATGCCAATGGTGGAGATCTATCGTTCCCGGATTATTATGCTGAAAAAGGACAAATGTATTTCTATGATTTTCTTACTCCATTATCTTCAATAGATGATTTAACGCCAGAAGACTTTATAGATTGGGGTAATACGGAGCGTTATGAAAAAGCTATCGGTGTAGGTGAGTGTGCCGGTGTTGTTATCGACTTGATCGCAACATTACTTTTTGAAAGTGAAGAAAAAATTCAGAATGCACAAGAAATGTTCGATGCCGAAAAATGGTCTGCCAGTATCTATCACGCATATTCTTCTATGGTAAACTCGGCTAAGGCGATGTTGACCGCAGAAAATACAAAAGTGAATACCCATGTAAGTATCATTAAGGATTTTGATGAGAAATTTGTTGCCGATGGTAGAATTGCCGTAGCTGGCGGATTTAAAAAATTGGTACTTCAATTAAATCAGAACGAACCAACAAAAGAATTTGCACAATCTTACATAAAGGATGCGAAAGAATTTTTGGAAACTGTTGAAAAGTTCAGACAGCAAGAATTGGCAGAAGCATAG
- the cobA gene encoding uroporphyrinogen-III C-methyltransferase, with the protein MANHLQHIKKPKLTVVGAGPGDVELITLKAIRTLENADVVLYDALVNEELLDYAKNAELIFVGKRKGCYAYQQEQINELIVSRAKSNGHVVRLKGGDPFVFGRGSEEMEYAASHGLQVAMVPGISSSLSVPAYQNIPVTKRGSSESFWVITGTTKEHKLSTDVALAAKSSATVVILMGMSKLPQIVELFKSEGKSELPIAIIQNGTRKNEKIGVATIDTIVDVVEKENLSNPAIIIIGEVVRHREALAKATHKFAEEHVSFVEVNKA; encoded by the coding sequence ATGGCAAATCATTTACAACATATAAAGAAACCTAAATTGACCGTAGTTGGTGCAGGACCAGGTGATGTGGAGCTGATTACGTTAAAAGCGATCAGAACGCTGGAAAATGCCGATGTGGTTTTGTACGATGCTTTGGTGAACGAGGAGTTGCTGGATTATGCCAAGAATGCGGAATTGATTTTTGTAGGTAAACGCAAAGGATGCTATGCATATCAACAAGAGCAAATTAATGAGCTTATTGTAAGTAGGGCAAAATCTAACGGACATGTGGTGCGGTTAAAAGGAGGAGATCCTTTTGTATTCGGTCGCGGTTCGGAAGAAATGGAATATGCCGCCTCGCATGGGTTGCAAGTAGCCATGGTACCAGGTATATCGTCAAGTTTAAGTGTGCCTGCATATCAAAACATTCCGGTAACAAAAAGAGGTTCTTCAGAAAGTTTTTGGGTAATTACAGGAACTACAAAAGAGCATAAACTATCAACAGATGTTGCCCTAGCTGCAAAAAGTAGTGCTACGGTAGTCATATTGATGGGGATGTCAAAACTCCCTCAGATAGTAGAATTATTTAAGTCTGAAGGTAAATCGGAATTACCTATAGCTATAATTCAGAACGGAACGCGAAAGAATGAAAAAATAGGAGTTGCGACTATAGATACCATAGTTGATGTGGTGGAGAAAGAAAATCTTTCTAATCCTGCTATCATTATCATAGGAGAAGTAGTTAGACATCGTGAAGCGTTAGCGAAGGCAACTCATAAGTTTGCTGAAGAGCATGTCAGTTTTGTTGAAGTAAATAAAGCTTAG
- a CDS encoding NAD(P)/FAD-dependent oxidoreductase: MIKTDMLIIGAGPTGLFTVFEAGLLKLKTHLIDALPQPGGQCSEIYPKKPIYDIPAFPEILAGTLVDNLMEQIKPFEPGFTLGERAESLDKLEDGSFVVTTNKGTKHNAPVVVIAGGLGSFEPRKPPISNIVNFEDTGVSYMIKDPEVYRDKKVVIAGGGDSALDWAIFLTDVAAEVTLVHRRDEFRGALDSVEKASELAKLGKIKLITKAEVKELHGENELKAVVIKHTDKEKEDTYLEVDNFIPLFGLSPKLGPIGDWGLEIQKNAIKVNNAKDYQTNIPGVYAIGDVNTYEGKLKLILSGFHEAAVMCQYAYQQINPGKRFVMKYTTVGGVEGFDGSKKEAKKEVVQSIA, translated from the coding sequence ATGATTAAAACAGATATGCTCATTATAGGAGCGGGACCTACCGGATTGTTCACGGTATTTGAAGCAGGATTATTAAAGTTAAAAACGCATTTAATAGATGCATTGCCACAACCAGGTGGTCAGTGTTCAGAGATATATCCTAAAAAGCCTATCTATGATATTCCTGCATTTCCAGAAATTTTGGCAGGTACTTTGGTAGACAACCTTATGGAACAGATAAAGCCTTTTGAACCAGGATTTACCTTGGGAGAAAGAGCGGAATCGCTAGATAAGTTAGAAGATGGTTCTTTTGTGGTAACTACCAATAAAGGAACAAAGCACAATGCACCTGTAGTGGTAATTGCAGGTGGTCTGGGTTCTTTTGAGCCAAGAAAACCACCTATTTCTAATATTGTAAACTTTGAAGATACAGGTGTTTCCTATATGATCAAAGATCCAGAAGTATATCGCGATAAAAAAGTGGTTATTGCCGGTGGAGGTGATTCTGCCTTGGACTGGGCTATATTTTTGACCGATGTAGCGGCAGAAGTAACCTTGGTACACAGAAGGGATGAATTTAGAGGGGCATTGGATTCCGTTGAAAAAGCATCTGAACTGGCGAAATTGGGTAAAATCAAGTTGATTACCAAAGCTGAGGTAAAAGAGCTGCACGGTGAAAATGAACTTAAGGCAGTAGTTATTAAGCACACGGACAAGGAAAAAGAAGATACTTATTTAGAAGTGGATAATTTTATTCCTTTATTCGGTCTGTCTCCAAAATTAGGTCCTATAGGTGATTGGGGCTTGGAAATTCAGAAAAATGCTATTAAAGTAAATAACGCAAAAGATTACCAGACCAACATACCGGGAGTATATGCAATTGGTGATGTTAATACTTACGAAGGTAAGTTGAAATTGATACTTTCAGGTTTCCATGAAGCAGCCGTTATGTGCCAATATGCATACCAGCAGATCAATCCAGGTAAGCGCTTTGTAATGAAATATACTACTGTTGGTGGTGTTGAAGGTTTTGATGGTTCTAAGAAGGAAGCAAAGAAAGAAGTAGTACAGAGTATCGCATAA
- a CDS encoding homocysteine S-methyltransferase family protein — protein sequence MKDIKEILKERILILDGAMGTMLQRYKFTEEDFRGERFKDWEHPLQGNNDLLSLTQPDAIADVHRQYFDAGADIVETNTFSGTTIAMADYFMEDLVYELNYESARIAKMVADEFTAKEPNKPRFVAGSIGPTNKTASMSPDVNDPGYRAISFDELRIAYKQQVEALLDGGSDILLVETIFDTLNAKAALFAIEEVKEERNIDVPIMVSGTITDASGRTLSGQTAEAFLISISHIPILSVGFNCALGANQLVPHLEVLSTKSEHAVSAHPNAGLPNAFGEYDETPEQMAEQIKEYAEKGLVNIVGGCCGTTPEHITAIAEVVKNFAPRQF from the coding sequence ATGAAGGATATAAAAGAAATTTTAAAAGAGCGTATTTTAATACTGGATGGTGCCATGGGTACTATGCTTCAACGTTATAAGTTTACTGAAGAAGATTTTAGGGGAGAACGCTTTAAGGATTGGGAACATCCGTTGCAAGGTAACAATGATTTGTTGTCGTTAACGCAACCCGATGCTATAGCAGATGTTCACCGTCAGTATTTTGATGCTGGGGCAGATATTGTAGAGACCAATACCTTTTCCGGAACTACGATTGCTATGGCAGATTATTTTATGGAAGATTTGGTGTATGAGCTCAACTATGAATCTGCGCGTATTGCCAAAATGGTAGCAGATGAGTTCACTGCAAAAGAACCAAATAAACCTCGTTTTGTAGCCGGTAGTATTGGACCCACCAATAAAACGGCAAGTATGTCACCAGATGTAAATGATCCAGGTTATAGGGCTATTTCTTTTGATGAGCTACGTATTGCATATAAACAACAGGTAGAAGCTTTATTAGATGGTGGGTCGGATATTTTATTGGTAGAAACCATTTTTGACACCCTCAATGCCAAGGCGGCATTATTTGCCATAGAAGAAGTTAAAGAAGAACGAAATATAGATGTTCCCATAATGGTTAGCGGTACTATTACCGATGCATCCGGTAGAACGTTATCGGGTCAAACGGCCGAGGCATTTTTAATATCCATATCCCACATTCCTATTTTATCGGTTGGGTTTAATTGTGCTTTAGGTGCAAACCAGTTGGTACCTCATTTAGAGGTGTTGTCCACCAAAAGTGAACATGCGGTCTCAGCGCACCCCAATGCCGGTTTGCCTAATGCATTTGGAGAGTACGACGAAACTCCTGAGCAAATGGCGGAACAGATCAAGGAATACGCGGAAAAAGGATTGGTAAATATAGTTGGTGGATGTTGCGGAACCACTCCGGAACATATTACTGCGATTGCTGAGGTTGTGAAAAATTTTGCTCCGCGTCAGTTTTAG
- a CDS encoding four helix bundle protein, with the protein MDYKELDIWVQARMLVKTVYVLTKSFPQDEQFSLTSQVRRCVISVPSNIAEGCGRQSNKETIHFLHIARGSLFELETQLILAGDLNYISDTDIVLKEIERVKKLLNGFINYHKKL; encoded by the coding sequence ATGGATTATAAAGAATTAGATATTTGGGTACAGGCTAGGATGTTGGTGAAAACAGTATATGTTTTGACGAAGTCCTTTCCACAAGATGAGCAATTTTCTTTAACCTCACAGGTGAGAAGATGTGTTATATCTGTTCCTTCAAATATTGCTGAAGGTTGTGGAAGACAATCCAATAAAGAAACAATTCATTTTTTACATATTGCTAGAGGCTCCTTATTCGAGTTGGAAACCCAGTTGATTTTAGCAGGAGATTTAAATTATATTTCAGATACAGATATCGTTTTGAAAGAAATAGAAAGAGTGAAAAAGTTGTTGAACGGATTCATAAATTATCACAAGAAGTTATGA